Proteins encoded in a region of the Bacteroidota bacterium genome:
- a CDS encoding pentapeptide repeat-containing protein, which translates to MLNSKSIGNKITEARKKMNFSQAELAQQVSISPQAVGKWERGESLPDITTLHRLAEILGVDLNYFSGSFQSEDLVKTKTENTAQLGEEIPGIQSKKKFDWNWDMSQGNWADADFSGLKNLKEKFSSSNMKNCKFMNADLSGLILAKNNIELCDFTASNIRDSQIQSSNLLNNQYNKCSFIDAKFFKANIEKCNFTGADFSGAEIQESNLEKNNVDGVVWKFTKFFKSNISDIVFTGTFEDCHFEHCSFYGVTFQDTTILNTFFKYNDRFKKVQFVNCKVDSITYAFLKNNQANLEGITVLS; encoded by the coding sequence ATGCTAAATTCAAAATCAATTGGTAATAAAATTACCGAAGCTAGAAAGAAAATGAACTTTTCCCAAGCCGAACTGGCGCAACAGGTTTCCATTAGTCCGCAAGCCGTGGGTAAATGGGAGCGCGGCGAGTCGTTGCCCGATATCACTACCTTACATCGTTTGGCCGAAATTCTGGGCGTTGACCTTAATTACTTCTCCGGTTCCTTTCAAAGCGAAGACCTCGTAAAAACAAAAACAGAAAACACGGCTCAACTAGGTGAAGAAATTCCCGGCATTCAGTCCAAAAAGAAATTCGACTGGAATTGGGACATGTCGCAAGGTAATTGGGCCGACGCGGATTTTTCGGGGCTAAAAAACTTAAAAGAAAAATTCAGCTCTTCCAACATGAAGAACTGTAAGTTTATGAATGCGGATTTATCAGGCTTAATTCTTGCCAAAAACAATATTGAATTATGTGATTTTACCGCTTCTAATATCCGCGACAGTCAAATTCAGTCTTCCAATTTGTTAAATAATCAGTACAACAAATGTTCCTTTATCGACGCTAAGTTTTTTAAAGCCAATATTGAAAAATGCAATTTCACGGGCGCCGATTTTTCAGGCGCGGAAATTCAGGAATCGAATTTAGAGAAGAACAATGTAGATGGCGTGGTATGGAAGTTCACCAAATTTTTTAAATCAAACATCAGCGATATAGTTTTCACAGGCACCTTTGAGGATTGTCATTTTGAGCATTGTTCGTTTTACGGCGTCACCTTTCAAGACACCACTATTTTAAACACCTTTTTTAAGTATAACGATAGGTTTAAAAAAGTTCAGTTTGTAAACTGTAAAGTGGATAGCATCACGTATGCCTTCTTAAAAAATAACCAGGCGAACCTGGAAGGTATTACCGTATTATCGTAA
- a CDS encoding PAS domain S-box protein, which translates to MSSIYKLIPTKKPILFGIVVFVFTILLTLSLVYQRYRIIEKEDNEKLIKKTESIKDRFQEEMAKDLAVAKTFAFIIKNYGVPNDFDSIARLLLNTNTNIDAIELTQKGVITHVYPLKGNESVIGYDILADPKTNKEAFRAIKKNKLYFAGPINLKQGGSGIVGRLPIFIKNEFFGFSVVLIKLNTLFKAVGINEGEDPDFIYQVSKFNPNTKEEEFFLSNSIQNNSNSTYSVNIAEGDWNVYVKLKTETAFSRVLPFIVLSLLFSLVCGLWGWYIAREPQRLEQLVNEKSAKIAEAETNIKNVMERVSDAVIALDTNNNYVYLNDEALLQHPGGREHVIGKNIWEIHPELKETAFYDKYYEALATTKVQELESFYKPLNAWFNAKMYPAKDGITIFYRDITKQKNAELEIQHEKLLSDSIVNSLPGIFYLINTEGEFVRWNKNFETISGYNKDEIKNMRFTDFFDAPENKLLIDTVNHILDNGSAETESMILTKNGKKIPYYINGYFQNIYNANYIIGVGIDISERKKLEGLVQRANALAKIGQWEIDLIKNTVYWSEITRDIHEAPADYTPNLEEALRFYKEGSIRDLITQKAMDAIEKGISWDEELPIITCNNNERWVRTIGEAEFKDNRCVKLYGSFQDIHLQKKAEISLARSEAFNRGILKSLNSQIAVLNSEGIIVETNDSWNQFSLQNGETDLNKTSKGSNYFEVCLKAMNNGDEIAGEVLKGLKQVLNGELNSFYYEYPCHSPEQLRWFSLSVVKFSSKEDMIVVSHENISDRKLAEQEREKMTHDLIQRNKNMEQFSYMVSHNLRAPLTNILGLAEVLKIKTLGKEDLTKVMTGVYAAAVRLDEVIKDMNEILTVKNQNFINKETVEFEALVKDILLSIEKIVREINISINTDFKQVDRMLSIKPYLYSVFYNLIYNSIKYRKTSGPLNISIRSELKDNKIKLYFRDNGLGIDVEKYGKSLFGMYKRFHLHTEGKGLGLFMVKTQVEVLGGSISVQSEVNHWTEFCIEFPAQ; encoded by the coding sequence ATGAGTAGTATTTATAAATTAATACCAACCAAAAAACCTATCCTTTTCGGAATAGTGGTTTTTGTATTTACCATACTCTTGACTTTATCGTTAGTATACCAACGTTACCGCATCATAGAAAAAGAAGACAATGAAAAACTCATAAAAAAAACCGAATCCATTAAAGATCGTTTTCAGGAAGAAATGGCTAAAGACCTTGCGGTGGCCAAAACCTTTGCCTTCATCATAAAAAATTATGGCGTACCAAATGATTTCGACAGTATTGCCAGATTGTTGCTCAATACGAATACCAATATTGATGCCATTGAACTCACACAAAAAGGTGTAATTACCCATGTGTATCCACTAAAGGGAAATGAATCGGTAATTGGTTACGATATACTTGCCGATCCTAAAACAAATAAAGAAGCCTTTAGAGCTATTAAAAAAAACAAACTTTATTTTGCCGGACCAATTAACTTAAAACAAGGCGGCAGCGGCATAGTGGGCCGATTGCCGATATTTATTAAAAATGAATTTTTCGGGTTCTCGGTTGTACTTATTAAATTAAACACACTATTTAAAGCGGTGGGAATAAACGAAGGCGAAGACCCCGACTTTATCTATCAGGTTTCCAAATTCAATCCCAACACCAAAGAGGAAGAATTTTTTCTTTCGAATTCGATTCAGAATAACAGTAACTCCACGTATTCGGTAAATATAGCCGAAGGCGACTGGAACGTGTATGTGAAATTAAAAACAGAAACAGCCTTTAGCAGAGTTTTACCATTTATTGTACTTTCTCTTTTATTTTCATTGGTATGTGGATTATGGGGTTGGTACATTGCCAGAGAGCCACAACGTTTAGAACAATTGGTAAATGAAAAATCGGCCAAAATAGCGGAAGCCGAAACTAATATTAAAAACGTAATGGAAAGGGTAAGCGATGCCGTAATCGCGCTCGACACAAACAACAATTACGTTTATTTAAATGATGAAGCTTTACTTCAGCATCCGGGTGGAAGAGAACATGTCATTGGAAAAAACATTTGGGAGATACACCCCGAATTAAAGGAAACCGCTTTTTATGATAAATATTATGAAGCGCTAGCGACCACAAAAGTTCAGGAGCTTGAATCGTTTTACAAACCTTTAAACGCGTGGTTTAACGCGAAAATGTATCCGGCAAAAGACGGTATTACCATTTTTTACCGAGACATTACCAAACAAAAAAACGCTGAACTGGAAATACAGCACGAGAAACTATTATCCGACTCCATCGTTAACAGCTTGCCCGGCATTTTTTATTTAATAAATACCGAAGGTGAATTTGTACGCTGGAATAAAAACTTTGAAACCATTTCGGGATATAACAAAGATGAAATTAAAAACATGCGCTTCACCGATTTTTTCGACGCGCCGGAAAATAAATTACTCATCGATACGGTAAATCACATTTTGGATAATGGATCGGCCGAAACCGAATCAATGATTCTAACCAAAAACGGCAAAAAAATACCTTATTATATTAACGGTTACTTTCAGAACATTTACAATGCCAATTATATCATTGGGGTTGGAATTGATATTTCGGAAAGAAAAAAACTCGAAGGCCTTGTGCAACGCGCCAATGCGCTTGCCAAAATCGGGCAATGGGAAATAGACCTGATTAAAAACACCGTTTACTGGAGCGAGATTACACGCGACATACACGAAGCGCCCGCCGATTATACACCCAACTTAGAAGAAGCTCTCAGATTTTATAAAGAAGGTTCCATTCGCGATTTGATTACGCAAAAAGCGATGGACGCTATCGAAAAAGGGATTAGCTGGGACGAAGAACTACCTATTATTACTTGCAATAATAACGAACGCTGGGTAAGAACCATTGGTGAAGCCGAGTTTAAAGACAATCGTTGCGTTAAATTATACGGCAGTTTTCAGGATATACACTTGCAAAAGAAAGCCGAAATCAGTCTTGCCCGAAGCGAAGCATTTAACCGCGGTATTTTAAAATCATTGAATTCGCAGATTGCCGTTTTAAATTCGGAAGGCATCATTGTTGAAACCAACGATTCGTGGAATCAATTCTCGCTGCAAAACGGAGAAACAGATTTAAACAAAACTTCGAAAGGAAGCAATTATTTTGAAGTGTGCTTAAAAGCCATGAACAACGGTGATGAAATTGCCGGTGAAGTACTAAAAGGTTTGAAACAAGTATTAAACGGCGAGCTCAACAGTTTTTATTACGAATACCCTTGCCATTCTCCCGAGCAATTACGATGGTTTTCGCTTTCCGTAGTAAAATTCAGCAGCAAGGAAGATATGATTGTAGTGTCGCACGAAAACATCAGCGACCGAAAATTAGCTGAGCAGGAACGCGAAAAAATGACGCACGACCTCATTCAGCGTAATAAAAACATGGAACAGTTTTCGTACATGGTTTCGCATAACCTGCGTGCGCCCTTAACCAATATACTCGGACTCGCGGAAGTATTAAAAATAAAAACGCTTGGCAAAGAAGATTTAACCAAAGTAATGACCGGCGTTTACGCCGCAGCCGTTCGATTAGATGAAGTAATTAAAGACATGAACGAAATACTTACCGTAAAAAATCAAAACTTCATCAATAAAGAAACGGTTGAATTTGAAGCGCTGGTAAAAGACATTTTGTTGAGCATAGAAAAAATAGTGCGGGAAATAAACATCAGCATTAATACCGATTTTAAGCAAGTAGACCGCATGCTAAGCATTAAGCCTTATTTATACAGCGTTTTTTATAACCTTATTTATAACAGCATCAAGTACCGTAAAACAAGCGGACCATTAAACATCTCCATACGTTCGGAATTAAAAGACAATAAAATAAAATTGTATTTCAGAGATAATGGTTTGGGTATTGATGTGGAAAAATACGGCAAGAGTTTATTTGGCATGTATAAACGTTTTCATTTACATACCGAAGGAAAAGGTTTGGGATTATTTATGGTGAAAACACAAGTTGAAGTACTGGGCGGAAGCATTTCAGTGCAAAGTGAAGTTAATCACTGGACCGAATTTTGCATTGAATTTCCGGCGCAATAA
- a CDS encoding single-stranded DNA-binding protein, whose amino-acid sequence MNAIKNKVQLIGNLGSAPEVKDLDNGNKVARFSLATSEYYVNKKGEKVNETQWHNIVIWGKLADIAGRYLQKGSQVVIEGKLSNRNYTDKEGAKKYFTEIVANEMLMLDKK is encoded by the coding sequence ATGAACGCAATTAAAAATAAAGTACAGTTAATCGGCAATTTAGGCTCGGCACCGGAAGTAAAAGATTTAGACAACGGCAACAAAGTAGCACGCTTCTCATTAGCTACTTCCGAATACTACGTGAACAAAAAAGGCGAAAAAGTAAACGAAACCCAATGGCACAACATTGTGATTTGGGGAAAGCTTGCCGACATCGCGGGACGCTACTTACAAAAAGGATCACAGGTAGTGATTGAAGGTAAACTCAGCAACCGCAATTACACCGACAAAGAAGGCGCTAAAAAATACTTTACCGAAATAGTGGCGAATGAAATGTTGATGTTGGATAAGAAGTAG
- the ssb gene encoding single-stranded DNA-binding protein, whose product MNSIKNRVQLTGNLGAMPEVKNLENGNKVARFSVATSEDYLNKKGDKITTTQWHNIVAWGKLAGIAEQVLKKGEQVIIDGKLSTRSYTAKDGSKRYITEVIAQELLVNKK is encoded by the coding sequence ATGAATTCAATTAAAAACCGCGTACAGTTAACAGGAAATTTAGGTGCAATGCCCGAAGTAAAAAACTTAGAGAACGGAAATAAAGTAGCGCGATTTTCGGTAGCCACTTCGGAAGATTATTTAAACAAGAAAGGCGATAAAATTACCACCACGCAATGGCATAACATTGTAGCCTGGGGCAAACTCGCCGGTATTGCCGAGCAAGTCTTAAAAAAAGGCGAGCAAGTGATCATCGACGGGAAATTAAGCACCCGCAGTTACACGGCTAAAGACGGCAGCAAACGTTACATCACTGAAGTCATCGCTCAAGAACTTTTAGTGAATAAGAAGTAA
- a CDS encoding PAS domain-containing protein — MPYKDFEKNYLNTFDNLLEGFQLISKEWKYLYVNDAIVKQSKCNDKSDLLGKTMMECFPGIEKTDMFRILEKCMNERVSEVMENEFTFPDGSKGWFELRVEPVNEGIFILSMDISARKKSEELRKEHIDNLEELLFYTSHHLRQPITNISGLSGLLLSDSINKNELLKAADYMRESINNLEMFSRELTKKMNNLRLSPSYTRKEI, encoded by the coding sequence ATGCCTTATAAAGATTTTGAAAAAAATTACTTGAACACCTTCGATAATTTATTGGAAGGGTTTCAGTTAATCAGTAAAGAATGGAAATATCTTTACGTAAACGATGCCATCGTTAAACAAAGTAAATGCAACGATAAATCCGACTTATTAGGCAAAACCATGATGGAGTGTTTTCCCGGCATTGAAAAAACCGACATGTTTCGCATACTTGAAAAATGTATGAATGAAAGGGTATCGGAGGTGATGGAAAATGAATTTACGTTTCCGGATGGCTCTAAAGGTTGGTTTGAATTAAGAGTTGAACCGGTGAATGAAGGTATTTTCATTTTATCGATGGATATTAGCGCTAGAAAAAAATCGGAAGAACTTCGCAAAGAACACATCGACAATCTGGAAGAACTTTTATTTTACACTTCACATCATTTACGGCAACCCATTACTAATATAAGCGGACTATCCGGATTATTGCTCTCCGACTCCATAAATAAAAATGAATTACTGAAAGCCGCTGATTACATGCGGGAGTCCATAAATAATCTGGAAATGTTTTCGAGAGAACTTACCAAAAAAATGAATAATCTAAGATTGAGTCCGTCTTACACACGTAAGGAAATTTAA
- a CDS encoding helix-turn-helix transcriptional regulator, whose protein sequence is MKSNKIKEKLEKIISPKPSGLMGKIKARKEKEVSLDWSFRIALKVLNALKEQQLSQKDLALQLRVTPQRITQILKGRENLTLETIAALQKVLKIKLLEVPMNTPSLSENTLNITNEVVADSTHNDAFKTGKLMYLKPFYSKTNLNIEPIELYGNSAK, encoded by the coding sequence ATGAAATCGAATAAAATAAAAGAGAAGTTGGAGAAAATTATTTCTCCTAAACCTTCAGGCTTAATGGGCAAAATAAAAGCCCGTAAAGAAAAAGAGGTGTCCCTCGACTGGTCTTTTCGTATTGCATTAAAAGTACTGAACGCTCTTAAAGAACAGCAACTCTCACAGAAGGATTTAGCTTTACAACTTCGCGTTACACCCCAACGCATTACTCAAATTTTAAAGGGCCGTGAAAATCTAACACTAGAAACAATTGCCGCTTTACAAAAAGTTTTAAAAATAAAACTGCTGGAAGTTCCAATGAACACACCTTCATTAAGTGAAAACACGCTAAACATTACCAATGAAGTAGTGGCAGACAGTACACATAACGACGCCTTCAAAACCGGTAAGCTTATGTACTTAAAACCATTTTACAGCAAAACGAATTTAAACATAGAACCCATTGAGTTATATGGTAACAGTGCAAAATAA
- a CDS encoding dihydrofolate reductase, producing MRKLSLFIATSLDGYIAKPNDDLSFLNIVEKEGEDYGYAEFTANIDTLIIGRKTYDYVLKEIGSSHYDNGQRDVYVITRTERPSVGRTTFYSGNLTELVQRLKSEKGKNIYCDGGAEIINELLQHDLIDEFIISVIPILVGNGTRLFKDNRPEQELELLNAKSFETGLTQLHYKRKRQIE from the coding sequence ATGCGAAAATTATCACTTTTTATAGCGACAAGTTTAGACGGGTACATTGCAAAACCAAATGACGACCTGAGTTTTCTGAATATAGTTGAAAAAGAAGGGGAAGATTACGGTTATGCAGAATTTACGGCAAACATTGATACCTTAATTATTGGTAGAAAAACTTATGATTATGTGCTGAAAGAAATTGGGTCTTCTCACTACGACAACGGACAACGAGACGTGTATGTAATAACAAGAACTGAGAGACCAAGTGTTGGTAGAACTACATTTTATTCAGGTAACTTGACAGAATTAGTACAACGACTAAAATCTGAAAAAGGAAAAAACATTTATTGTGACGGTGGAGCAGAAATAATCAATGAACTTCTACAGCACGACTTGATAGATGAATTTATAATTTCTGTTATACCTATTTTGGTGGGTAACGGGACACGACTATTTAAAGACAACAGACCTGAACAAGAACTTGAATTATTAAATGCAAAATCATTTGAAACAGGGCTGACACAACTTCATTACAAACGAAAAAGACAGATTGAATGA
- a CDS encoding tetratricopeptide repeat protein gives MPKHLILLLFYFLFGSSALFAQSRTVDSLKKALNVSKNDTAKVNLLNALSYEVYVSTEKSTDEIKSYIDSAIALSEKLNYLKGNLRARFNAGNIFSNTGKNDIAKKYLNDALPLCEKLKSDDDFFRILNTLGKCYNEEGNYTQGAEYYYKALNYAEKTNNKKFLATSYNSLGNIFSTQKEYAKAIHYFSKALKFNTDVDDKLKMSFNYLNLGNTYTSLNRHDSALFFYNKALGIQTKQKNIVGQAYSYNNIGFIYFKKNEPSAALDYYKRAYAIAKSSEDADLYSSVLLRMGSAYLKMNNIEEALKYYTEAEDYTRKAKWTSELSEALAGLSKIYRLKADYKKALDYYTEHKVIKDSMNNAEVGKKLSSLEYNYQIEQDKKITELENEQVRLKHEEEVRTQRIIIWSISIFLLVVFVLSIFIYKAYKQKEAANKIISSQKSEMEKQKNIVEEKQKEILDSINYAKRIQYALLAHSDFLQTALPQHFILFKPKDIVSGDFYWAIEHNHSIYVAVCDCTGHGVPGAFMSVLNIGFLNEAIKEKNITKPNEIFNYVRKKLIENLSQDEQKDGMDGVLLCIDKQNKKITYAAANNAPVFISHNSLKELDKDKMPVGKGIVEKPFTLYSLNYNEGDTLYIYTDGYADQFGGPKGKKFKYRQLNDMLLNLHTQSVSEQKNELEKTIASWKGELEQVDDLCIMGIKF, from the coding sequence ATGCCCAAACACCTTATACTTTTACTCTTTTATTTCCTTTTCGGAAGCTCGGCACTGTTCGCGCAAAGCAGAACTGTTGACTCACTCAAAAAAGCCCTTAACGTTTCGAAAAACGATACCGCTAAGGTTAATTTATTAAATGCTCTTTCGTATGAGGTTTATGTGAGTACCGAAAAATCGACCGATGAAATAAAAAGCTATATCGATTCGGCTATCGCGCTTTCCGAAAAACTCAATTACCTCAAAGGAAATTTACGCGCCCGCTTTAATGCAGGTAACATATTTAGTAACACCGGAAAAAACGATATCGCTAAAAAATACCTTAACGACGCTTTGCCTTTATGCGAGAAATTAAAAAGCGATGATGATTTTTTCAGAATACTCAATACGCTTGGTAAATGCTATAACGAGGAAGGCAATTACACACAAGGCGCCGAATATTATTACAAAGCTTTAAACTATGCCGAAAAAACCAATAACAAAAAATTTCTGGCTACCTCTTACAATTCCTTAGGTAATATTTTTAGTACACAAAAAGAATACGCGAAAGCCATTCACTATTTCTCGAAAGCTTTAAAGTTTAATACCGATGTGGATGATAAACTCAAAATGTCGTTTAACTATTTAAACCTCGGCAACACCTACACAAGTTTAAACCGTCACGACTCCGCTCTCTTCTTCTATAATAAAGCGCTCGGTATTCAAACCAAACAAAAAAACATAGTGGGACAAGCTTACAGCTATAACAACATAGGATTTATTTACTTTAAAAAAAATGAACCCTCGGCCGCATTAGATTATTATAAACGGGCTTATGCCATCGCTAAATCCTCCGAGGATGCCGACTTATATTCTTCCGTTTTACTTCGCATGGGCTCGGCCTATCTTAAAATGAATAATATTGAAGAAGCCCTTAAATATTATACAGAAGCGGAAGATTACACACGAAAAGCAAAATGGACTTCAGAACTCTCCGAAGCATTGGCCGGCTTATCTAAAATTTATCGTCTGAAAGCCGATTACAAAAAAGCGCTGGATTATTATACCGAACATAAGGTCATAAAAGATTCTATGAATAACGCCGAGGTAGGAAAAAAATTATCCTCACTCGAATACAATTATCAAATTGAACAGGATAAAAAAATTACTGAACTCGAGAATGAACAAGTAAGACTTAAGCACGAAGAAGAAGTACGAACGCAGCGTATTATCATCTGGAGTATTTCCATTTTCTTACTTGTGGTATTTGTGCTCTCCATTTTTATTTATAAAGCCTACAAACAAAAAGAAGCGGCTAACAAAATTATCAGTTCGCAAAAAAGCGAAATGGAAAAACAAAAAAATATTGTAGAAGAAAAACAAAAAGAAATTCTCGACTCCATCAACTATGCCAAACGCATACAATACGCCCTTCTTGCCCACTCCGATTTTTTGCAAACAGCCCTCCCCCAGCATTTTATTTTATTTAAACCAAAAGATATTGTAAGCGGCGACTTTTACTGGGCTATTGAACACAATCATTCTATTTACGTAGCCGTTTGCGATTGTACCGGGCATGGTGTGCCGGGTGCATTCATGAGTGTGCTTAACATTGGTTTCCTTAACGAAGCCATCAAAGAAAAAAACATTACCAAGCCCAACGAGATTTTTAATTACGTGCGAAAAAAATTAATTGAAAATCTTTCGCAAGACGAACAAAAGGATGGTATGGACGGCGTTTTACTTTGCATTGATAAGCAAAACAAAAAAATAACCTACGCCGCCGCCAACAACGCGCCCGTATTTATCAGCCATAATTCATTAAAAGAATTAGATAAAGATAAAATGCCGGTAGGAAAAGGCATTGTCGAAAAACCATTTACACTTTACAGCTTAAACTACAACGAAGGCGATACACTTTACATTTATACCGATGGTTATGCCGATCAGTTTGGCGGACCCAAAGGAAAAAAATTTAAGTACCGTCAGTTAAATGATATGCTTTTGAATCTGCACACGCAATCGGTATCAGAACAAAAGAACGAATTAGAAAAAACAATTGCATCCTGGAAAGGTGAATTGGAACAAGTAGATGATTTGTGTATCATGGGAATAAAATTTTAA
- a CDS encoding helix-turn-helix domain-containing protein yields MNKIANNIKYLRQLKGLSQEQMADELEVTRSRIGGYEEGRNEPPIDLLIKLSEYFHIAIDALIKGDLKKTNPDALMKIGKNRILFPVIIDNEGDDMIELIPVKASAGYLRGYSDPDYIERLPRMKLPFLPVGKHRAFPIKGDSMPPLKDGSFVIGKYLERLDDMKDGNTYIVVTKDDGLSYKRLHNVNKKEGTVELHSDNKMYQPYKVRLDEVLELWEYTCSINIGDYKDEELNLDSIMNMLRGLKIEIEQIKKISKPN; encoded by the coding sequence ATTAATAAGATAGCCAACAACATTAAGTACCTGCGTCAGCTAAAGGGCTTATCGCAGGAGCAAATGGCCGATGAGTTGGAGGTAACCCGTTCACGAATTGGTGGGTACGAAGAGGGGAGAAACGAGCCACCAATTGATTTACTGATAAAATTATCAGAGTATTTTCATATTGCCATTGATGCCCTTATTAAAGGCGATTTGAAGAAAACCAATCCGGATGCACTCATGAAAATCGGTAAGAACCGAATTTTATTTCCGGTGATTATTGATAATGAAGGCGATGATATGATTGAATTAATTCCGGTAAAAGCCTCGGCGGGTTATTTACGCGGCTATTCCGATCCGGATTATATTGAGCGTTTACCGCGCATGAAATTACCTTTTCTTCCGGTGGGCAAACACCGCGCCTTTCCTATTAAGGGCGATTCGATGCCGCCATTAAAGGATGGTTCTTTTGTGATTGGTAAATACCTCGAGCGTTTAGATGACATGAAGGATGGTAACACTTACATAGTTGTTACCAAGGACGATGGTTTAAGTTATAAGCGTTTACATAATGTAAACAAGAAAGAGGGTACGGTAGAGTTGCATTCCGATAATAAAATGTATCAACCTTATAAAGTAAGGCTTGATGAGGTTTTAGAATTGTGGGAATACACCTGCAGTATTAATATAGGCGATTATAAAGATGAAGAATTAAATCTCGATAGCATCATGAATATGTTACGCGGATTAAAAATTGAGATTGAGCAAATCAAAAAAATTAGCAAGCCTAATTGA
- a CDS encoding serine/threonine-protein phosphatase, whose product MKKLFIRVTEIGIRPEMPDEIKEQVKLVNGISFLGVPISVLFVLLFGITGHFYIALTFIGGLIVFSLPFLLIKTMGLNAARNFVCAMAPVVFGTASVVSGKDTGFFLGFLVISVPPIIVYPKSKQALAYIILCVLLLALSIVGNVFIEPIDTVPFAMAIFLFNLFIVLTTSIGIVFLFKLELNEGREKLAEKNKEITDSINYAKRIQSAYMPSPEVFHRAFSNAFLFFKPKDIVSGDFYWFYAVQKESTKNYVRFCAVADCTGHGVPGALMSVICCNALNEAVVNNKIYDTEKILDETRRLVKQNLKSAGTGQKDGMDIALIKMDDDTHDLWFSGANNPAWILKGNELIELKADKQPIGAHANEKDFTSQHVQLSKDDIVYLFSDGYADQFGGPKGKKFKYKQLSELLQANKHKSMQDQHKILEETLHHWKGALEQTDDVCVIGIKV is encoded by the coding sequence TTGAAAAAACTTTTTATACGCGTCACCGAAATTGGCATTCGTCCCGAAATGCCGGATGAAATTAAAGAGCAAGTTAAACTCGTTAATGGAATCAGTTTTTTAGGTGTGCCCATTAGTGTTTTATTTGTACTGCTATTCGGTATAACCGGCCACTTTTACATTGCGCTCACTTTTATTGGCGGTTTAATCGTTTTTTCATTGCCATTTTTACTCATTAAAACCATGGGCTTAAACGCGGCCCGTAATTTTGTGTGTGCGATGGCTCCTGTTGTATTTGGCACTGCATCCGTTGTGAGTGGAAAAGACACCGGTTTCTTTCTCGGATTTTTAGTTATCTCCGTGCCGCCTATCATCGTTTATCCTAAATCGAAACAAGCACTCGCGTATATTATTTTATGCGTTCTATTACTCGCGCTTTCCATTGTAGGCAATGTATTTATTGAACCCATCGATACCGTTCCTTTTGCCATGGCAATATTTTTGTTTAATCTTTTCATTGTACTCACCACAAGCATTGGCATTGTGTTTTTATTTAAACTCGAGTTAAATGAAGGTCGCGAAAAACTTGCCGAAAAAAATAAAGAAATCACCGACAGCATTAACTACGCCAAAAGAATTCAGTCGGCATACATGCCTTCGCCCGAAGTTTTTCATCGCGCGTTTAGCAATGCCTTTCTATTCTTTAAACCAAAAGACATAGTAAGCGGCGATTTTTATTGGTTTTACGCCGTGCAAAAAGAAAGCACTAAAAATTATGTTCGCTTTTGCGCGGTAGCTGATTGTACCGGACACGGCGTACCCGGCGCCTTGATGAGTGTAATTTGTTGCAATGCTTTAAATGAAGCTGTGGTGAACAATAAAATTTACGATACAGAAAAAATATTGGATGAAACACGCCGACTGGTAAAACAAAATTTAAAAAGCGCAGGTACCGGACAAAAAGACGGGATGGACATTGCATTAATAAAAATGGATGATGATACCCATGACTTATGGTTTTCGGGAGCCAATAATCCGGCTTGGATACTGAAAGGAAACGAACTGATAGAATTAAAAGCGGATAAGCAACCCATAGGGGCGCATGCTAATGAAAAAGATTTCACCTCTCAACACGTTCAATTATCAAAAGACGATATTGTTTATTTGTTCAGTGATGGTTATGCCGATCAGTTTGGCGGACCCAAAGGAAAAAAATTTAAGTACAAACAATTAAGTGAATTACTGCAAGCCAATAAACATAAGTCCATGCAGGATCAACATAAGATATTAGAAGAAACATTACATCACTGGAAAGGTGCTCTGGAACAAACCGATGATGTGTGTGTGATTGGAATAAAGGTTTAG